The window GGCGTGGCACAATCCTCGGAAACAAGGAGCAGTTCCGAATAATGCAACATTGTTTCAGGGGAGCCTGAAAAAGGAAAAACCTTGATCTCTCCCCGGATAGAGTGCGCTTTGGTTATTTTTCCCAAGGGGACAAAGTCCTCAAGATCCTCAAAGTCCTTAAAGTCCTTAAAGTCCTTATGACTGGCATTAGGCATACACTTACTCGACGATCTCAAGCCGAGAGCGTTTTTCGTCTTTTGCCGCCATTGCGGCAAGAACGGTTCGCATAGCCCGGGCCGTACGTCCCTGCTTTCCGATCACCTTTCCGAGGTCATCCTTGGCAACCCGAAGTTCAACGGTAACTGTCCCGTCTTCTTCATTTTGTTCGGTTTGCACCTCTTCTGGTTCATCAACAAGGCGGGTCGCAATAAAAGAGATAAGCTCTTTCATTCGGCAGCTCCTCGTTACGCAGCTTCAATAACAGGAGCGGCGTACTTATCTATCAGGTTTTTGACGGTTCCAGTAGGTGTGGCCCCTTTCCCCATCCATTCTTGAAGTTTTTCCGTATCCAGTTTGATAACGGCGGGATCTTGCATAGGGTCATAGGTTCCGACAATATCCAGAAATTTTCCATCACGCGGTGCCTGTGAATCGGCAACGATTATACGGTAAAACGGTTGTTTTTTGCGTCCTTTTCTGGTTAAACGAATTCGTACTGGCATTGTTCTGATTTCTCCTGTGGAATCTTGATGTTTCTTGATATTATTTTAAGTTCAGTCAGGTTAGCGTCGCAGGCCCTTAGGTTTTTTTCGCCGTTTACCACCTGTGGTGACTATCGCCTTTCCTTGCATTTTTTTCATCATCTTCATCATCATGGTATAGCTTTTCAGTACGCGGTTGACCTCCTGGAGCGAGGTGCCGGAACCCGTAGCTATGCGCTGCCGACGACTAGCATTGATTATCTTGTAATTTGTCCGTTCTTTCTTGGTCATGGACAGGATAATCGCCTCTGTCTTTAACAGCTCTTTTTCATTCGGCGCCGGAGCATCTTGCAGTTGTTTGAGCTTGTTGATGCCGGGAACCATGCTCATGAGTTGTTCCATGCTCCCCATTTTCTTGATATTCTGCAACTGATCAAGAAAATCCTGCAAGGTGAAAACATTTTTTCGTATTTTTTGGGCAAGCCTTTTCGCCTCTTTCTCGTCAACAACCTGCTCTGCCTTTTCAATGAGCGATAAGACGTCGCCCATTCCCAAGATGCGGGATGCTGTTCGATCAGGATGGAAAATTTCAAGGGCATCAAGGGCCTCGCCCACACCAACAAACTTGATCGGCTTCCCGGTGATTTTTTTGACAGAAAGGGCTGCACCGCCTCGGGCATCGCCTTCCATCTTGGTCAGGACAACACCGGTGATTTCAAGATCGGTATTGAATTTATCCGCAACAGTGACGGCATCCTGACCTGTCATGGCATCTGCTACAAACAGAACCTCGGATAGACGTACTGCTGAGGAAATTTCCTGCAACTCACCCATGAGTTGCTCATCAACATGGAGCCGTCCGGCGGTATCAATAATCACCGTGTCATGACCGGCTTTTTCCGCCTCAGCCACAGCCTGACGGGCAATATCTACCGGGCTCTGCTCAGTAGAGGAAGCAAAAACCGGAACGTCAATCTGCTCACCGAGTACATGCAGCTGCTCAATAGCAGCCGGGCGATAGACATCAGCCGGGACTAAAAAGGGCTTCCGACCTTTTTCTTTTAATTGACGGGCAAGCTTGGCAGAAGTTGTTGTCTTACCTGAGCCTTGGAGACCGGCCATCATAATGACAACAGGC is drawn from Candidatus Electrothrix rattekaaiensis and contains these coding sequences:
- a CDS encoding KH domain-containing protein; its protein translation is MKELISFIATRLVDEPEEVQTEQNEEDGTVTVELRVAKDDLGKVIGKQGRTARAMRTVLAAMAAKDEKRSRLEIVE
- the rpsP gene encoding 30S ribosomal protein S16 — protein: MPVRIRLTRKGRKKQPFYRIIVADSQAPRDGKFLDIVGTYDPMQDPAVIKLDTEKLQEWMGKGATPTGTVKNLIDKYAAPVIEAA
- the ffh gene encoding signal recognition particle protein, giving the protein MFENLTDRLEGVFKKLRGHGRLTEENIEEAMREVRTALLEADVNLQVVKEFIASVTEKAVGKEVLASLAPGQQVIKVVYEELVTLLGNEAEPLRLDGAQPVVIMMAGLQGSGKTTTSAKLARQLKEKGRKPFLVPADVYRPAAIEQLHVLGEQIDVPVFASSTEQSPVDIARQAVAEAEKAGHDTVIIDTAGRLHVDEQLMGELQEISSAVRLSEVLFVADAMTGQDAVTVADKFNTDLEITGVVLTKMEGDARGGAALSVKKITGKPIKFVGVGEALDALEIFHPDRTASRILGMGDVLSLIEKAEQVVDEKEAKRLAQKIRKNVFTLQDFLDQLQNIKKMGSMEQLMSMVPGINKLKQLQDAPAPNEKELLKTEAIILSMTKKERTNYKIINASRRQRIATGSGTSLQEVNRVLKSYTMMMKMMKKMQGKAIVTTGGKRRKKPKGLRR